The following is a genomic window from Chryseobacterium ginsenosidimutans.
AAAACTCTGTGTTTTAATATATGGAAACATTTTACAACACTCAGAGAAGGCATTCTGCTTTAGGGAATTTACCATAAAAGAGTATCAAAATTAATGAGAAAATAATTTGTAACTTATTGGTTAAGTATTATAATGAAAAATGGCACCAACTGTCTTTAGTTGGCGCCATTTAGCGTTGTACCCAGGACCGGGATCGAACCGGTACTCCTAAGAACTGGTGTTTGAGACCAGCGCGTCTACCAATTCCGCCACCTGGGCTTGATGTTTATTTCAAATTGGTGTGCAAATATAACAACTTTTTTCAATGTTCAAAAGCTTTTCAAGGATTTTTTTTAAAAAATTATCTCTAAGCCATCATAGGCAAGATGCATTCCGGGTGGAAGTTGTTTATCTTCAATATCATGCAGTCCCAAATGATGGCTAATGTGAGTTAAAAATAATTTCTTAGGTTTTAGTTCTTCGAATAGTTTAATAACATCCGGAAGGATAAAATGGGCCGGATGTGGATCAAATTTTCTGATGCAATTTAAAATTAATACATCTAAATCTCTCAGTTTTTCTTTTTCCTGATCAGAAATGAAACCGGCATCGGTGATGTAAGCTAATTTTTTAAACTTATATCCAAAAGCAGTAATTTTAAAATGAATTACTTCAACCGGAGTGATTTCTGTATCCAAAACGGTGAAAGGCTTGTTTTCTATTTCATGTAAATCAAAAGCTGGTGCACCGGGATATTTTACATCCGCAAAAGCATAAGGGAAACGGTTTTTGACTTCATTTCCTACCCTCGAATAACAGTAAAGCGGCATATTTTCCCCACTTTTGAAAATCAAAGGCCGCATATCATCAAGCCCTATTACATGATCATTATGTTCATGAGTAAGAAGTGCAAGGTCAATTGTATGTTCTTTGTTCACAAGCATTTGTTGCCTGAAATCAGGACCGCAGTCGATCAGTATTTTTTTATATTCATCAGTAGTTACCATGACAGAAGATCGCAGTCGACTGTCTTTTGGATTTTCTGAAGTACACACTTCGCAAGTGCAGCCAATAACGGGTACACCTTGTGAAGTTCCCGTTCCTAAAAATTTCAACTTCATTTTCTTTTGAGGTTGGTTTAATTTTGGTAAATTTACG
Proteins encoded in this region:
- a CDS encoding MBL fold metallo-hydrolase; translation: MKLKFLGTGTSQGVPVIGCTCEVCTSENPKDSRLRSSVMVTTDEYKKILIDCGPDFRQQMLVNKEHTIDLALLTHEHNDHVIGLDDMRPLIFKSGENMPLYCYSRVGNEVKNRFPYAFADVKYPGAPAFDLHEIENKPFTVLDTEITPVEVIHFKITAFGYKFKKLAYITDAGFISDQEKEKLRDLDVLILNCIRKFDPHPAHFILPDVIKLFEELKPKKLFLTHISHHLGLHDIEDKQLPPGMHLAYDGLEIIF